CGTTCAATCTCGCGTCGAGCCGCGCGATCTCGACCACTTCGAACAACGGCGCGATCGATACGCAGGGGTTCAACACGACGATCATGCAGGACATCACGGGTTCGGGCGGACTCACCAAGCTGGGAGACGGCACGCTGACATTGAATGGCGTACACAGCACGTATTCGGGCGGAACGAACGTGGCTGCCGGCACGCTCATTGTCGGTGATCTCGATGCGGCGGCGGGTCTGCGGGGCGGTGGCCCCTTGACCATCGCGCCCGGTGCGACGCTTGGCGGGTATGGCAGTGTGACGGGTAACGTGACGAACAATGGCACGATTTCAGTCGCGAATGCGCTGCCCAGTCTGGCCAGCGGTTTGCCGGGAAGCTTCCAGATATTCGGAACCCTGACGAATGCGGGAGTTGTGGAGCTCCGTGGGCGCGTTGTCGGTAACGGATTGGCCGTGTCGGGCAATTATGTCGGGCAGAATGGAGCGGTCAACATGAATACGACGCTTGCCGGCGACGGTGCGCCATCGGACACGCTGCTGATCGGCGGTGTGCCGGCAGTGGCGACGGCAAGCGGCAAGACGACACTGAACGTAACGAACGTCGGTGGTGCCGGTGCGCTGACCAAGTCCGACGGTATTCGGTTGGTTTACGCCGTGAACTTTGCGAATACGGGTAACGCGTTTACGTTGGCGGGCGGTACGGTCAGCGCTGGCGCTTACTCCTATTATCTGGTGAAAGGCGGGGTTACCGCCTTGACGGGGGAGGACTGGTATCTGCGCAGCACGGTTCCTCCGCGGCCGGATCAGCCAACGCAGCAACCGCCATTCAGTGTTGCCGACGGTACGCCGGAATCGATCGTCGAGGCTGTCAAGAACGCGGCGCCCGACGCCAAGCCGGAACCTGTTTACCGTCCCGAAGTCCCGCTGTACTCGGAAGTGCCGGCTGTCGCGCGCCAGCTTGGATTGCTGCAGATCGATACCTTCCATGATCGCCAGGGCGAACAGGGACTGCTGGCCGAAAACGGCTCGGTGCCCGTGTCGTGGTCACGTGTATGGGGCGGCTACAGCAACATCAAGCAGAATGGCGATGTGACGCCGTCCTATGACGGAACGGTATGGGGGATGCAGGTCGGGCAGGATCTCTATGCGGACAACCGACCGAGCGGACACCGTAACCACTACGGCTTCTTCCTCGGATTCTCGCGCGCGATTGGGGACGTGAACGGTTTTGCGCTCGCGCAGCCGGATCTGGGCGTGGGTTCGCTGCAGGTGAATGCGTACAACCTCGGCGGATACTGGACACACATTGGCCCGGGCGGCTTGTATACGGACGCAGTGGTGATGGGGAGCGTGCTGACCGTACGCACGCATTCGAACAACAATGTGAGTGGTTCGACGGACGGCAACGCGGTCACCGGTTCGGTCGAAGCGGGCGTGCCGATCTCGCTCGGCTATGGGCTGACGCTGGAGCCGCAGGCGCAGTTGCTGTGGCAATGGCTGTCGTTGGCCCGATTCAACGACGGCGTGTCGGACGTCACGTGGAACAACGGCAACACGTTCCTCGGCCGGATCGGCGCGCGGCTGCAATACGCGTTCGATGCGAACGGCGTGAGCTGGAAGCCGTACTTGCGCGTGAACGTGCTGCGTTCGTTCGGCAGCGATGACAGGACGACGTTCGGCGGCTCGACGACGATCGGCACGCAAGTCGGGCAGACGGCCGGGCAGATCGGCGCGGGGCTCGTCGCGCAGCTGACGAAGCGCGGCAGCGTGTATGCGACGGTCAGCTACCTGACGAACCTCGGTGGCGAGCATCAGCGCACGATCACTGGTAATGCCGGCGTCCGGTGGGCGTGGTGACGCGGCGGTCCATCGATCGATGGTC
This is a stretch of genomic DNA from Burkholderia cenocepacia. It encodes these proteins:
- a CDS encoding autotransporter outer membrane beta-barrel domain-containing protein, whose translation is MAILTGAVPVSAYAACSATAPGSGTTVTCTGANAPSVVATAGSTGVTINLDSTVTGSYVLTSAPTPFSVDTSSTITNNGNLSMSGNGTGVANRGAVLLGVNNGNTLTNAATGVISTSGTYNDGMAANGNNNTLVNNGTITTTGNNAYGMTAAWGQSNPGASGNQIVNTGTVTTSGNNARAASLLGGNGTITNSGTLTSNGRDAPAVYMQGNNDTLVNSGTIQTTGTATSGGSVDAVVSNTLGSSFTATITNQAGGRIISNNGIGVRSTNGATTITNAGLIQGGGGTAIQGGNGNVTLILQTGSQIVGTANGGAGTNTVTLQGTGTASNAFTNFQRLTMAGTDWTWAGTGTFSTALVQSGTLNLTGTLGTTTASVVATVNAGATLQANASNLPLSVTDNGLVRFQQDSAGTYTGTIAGAGAVEKTGAGTLTLTPSAAGGNTYSGGTTITQGTLSVAADNALGASSGRLTFNGGTLQFGSAFNLASSRAISTTSNNGAIDTQGFNTTIMQDITGSGGLTKLGDGTLTLNGVHSTYSGGTNVAAGTLIVGDLDAAAGLRGGGPLTIAPGATLGGYGSVTGNVTNNGTISVANALPSLASGLPGSFQIFGTLTNAGVVELRGRVVGNGLAVSGNYVGQNGAVNMNTTLAGDGAPSDTLLIGGVPAVATASGKTTLNVTNVGGAGALTKSDGIRLVYAVNFANTGNAFTLAGGTVSAGAYSYYLVKGGVTALTGEDWYLRSTVPPRPDQPTQQPPFSVADGTPESIVEAVKNAAPDAKPEPVYRPEVPLYSEVPAVARQLGLLQIDTFHDRQGEQGLLAENGSVPVSWSRVWGGYSNIKQNGDVTPSYDGTVWGMQVGQDLYADNRPSGHRNHYGFFLGFSRAIGDVNGFALAQPDLGVGSLQVNAYNLGGYWTHIGPGGLYTDAVVMGSVLTVRTHSNNNVSGSTDGNAVTGSVEAGVPISLGYGLTLEPQAQLLWQWLSLARFNDGVSDVTWNNGNTFLGRIGARLQYAFDANGVSWKPYLRVNVLRSFGSDDRTTFGGSTTIGTQVGQTAGQIGAGLVAQLTKRGSVYATVSYLTNLGGEHQRTITGNAGVRWAW